In Chanodichthys erythropterus isolate Z2021 chromosome 18, ASM2448905v1, whole genome shotgun sequence, the following are encoded in one genomic region:
- the LOC137007030 gene encoding transcription factor Adf-1-like → MAIWNEASEDELINMIQERPGLYDITEKCYVNRVLKAELWREIENKLVISEKELKKRWDSLRTQYMRYKKQGPSGSSGAQKTGRQQWILNRLQFLEPHTKRKESTSNLMIMEPAADSDSCSPSDGTNSDTWTGTHEDPSFSDADLRSSTPLAESTICGTESTAMRKDHLQSSNIKPKPPGKRRKMQDESSSEESTNLMRTIGKTLEKLASQENTNDAISAYCKNLEHRMRNLPPHLLPHFQHEVDNCIFKYSVGHNHALDASSNQYTHL, encoded by the exons ATGGCTATCTGGAACGAGGCAAGTGAAGACGAATTGATCAACATGATCCAGGAAAGGCCGGGTTTGTATGACATTACGGAAAAATGTTATGTCAACCGTGTGCTGAAAGCTGAACTGTGGCGTGAGATCGAAAATAAACTCGTCATATCAG AAAAAGAGCTCAAGAAGCGGTGGGATTCATTGCGAACCCAATACATGCGTTATAAGAAACAAGGACCCTCAGGAAGTTCTGGAGCTCAGAAGactggcaggcagcaatggatcCTGAACCGCCTGCAGTTTCTAGAGCCTCACACAAAAAGGAAGGAGAGCACTTCAAATCTAATGATcatg GAACCTGCGGCTGATAGTGATTCCTGTTCACCCTCAGATGGTACCAACAGTGACACCTGGACTGGCACCCATGAAGACCCCAGCTTCAGTGATGCTGACCTACGGTCAAGTACACCCTTGGCTGAATCCACCATCTGTGGAACTGAGTCCACAGCCATGAGAAAGGACCATTTGCAAAGCTCCAACATAAAACCAAAGCCTCCAGGGAAGCGCAGGAAGATGCAAGACGAATCCTCCAGCGAGGAATCCACAAACTTGATGCGCACCATCGGCAAAACTCTGGAAAAGTTGGCATCACAGGAAAACACCAATGATGCCATCTCagcttactgcaaaaatcttgaaCACAGAATGCGGAATTTGCCACCACATCTACTGCCACATTTCCAGCATGAGGTTGAtaattgcattttcaaatattcagtGGGCCACAACCATGCACTGGATGCATCTTCCAATCAGTATAcacacttgtaa
- the LOC137006278 gene encoding uncharacterized protein, with amino-acid sequence MSDTLQMALALSALGLLLVEEERKNRMRKIRRKRTKWVKPWILQRQAQGESFKSLSYQFRVGMSTIQQFVPETCAAIYQVLKEKYLKCPDTVEEWQQVAVGFQNQWHFPNCLGALDGKHINIRPPPGSGSKFFNYKHTFSIVLMALVDSNYRFLYVDVGCNGRISDGGVFGGCSLQDALEKRTSNIPAPAPLPESDQLAPYCIVADEAFPLKEYLMKPYPNRKLSVEQRIFNYRLSRARRVVENAFGILANRFRVLLTTINIQSTAKVEDIVLSCCALHNFLRKECCEVYMAGIDQEEQDHDTVPGRWREDPGLQQASLPRTTNSTTHAKQLRDKLCQYFNSDTGAVPFQWGKI; translated from the exons atgtccGACACGTTGCAAATGGCACTGGCTTTGTCAGCCCTTGGTCTTTTGCTTGTGGAAGAGGAAAGGAAGAATCGGATGAGAAAAATACGGAGAAAGCGCACTAAATGGGTGAAACCATGGATACTCCAGAGACAGGCCCAAG GAGAAAGCTTCAAGAGCCTTTCTTACCAATTCCGGGTGGGAATGTCCACAATTCAGCAATTTGTTCCTGAAACCTGTGCAGCAATCTACCAAGTCTTAAAAGAGAAATACCTAAAG tgCCCAGACACAGTGGAAGAGTGGCAGCAAGTAGCCGTTGGATTCCAGAATCAGTGGCATTTCCCAAATTGCCTGGGTGCTCTGGATGGAAAGCACATTAACATTCGTCCCCCTCCAGGATCTGGATCTAAATTCTTCAACTACAAGCATACATTCTCAATAGTGCTTATGGCACTGGTAGACAGCAACTACAGATTTCTGTATGTTGATGTGGGCTGCAACGGGCGCATTTCAGATGGTGGAGTGTTTGGGGGATGCTCATTGCAGGATGCCTTGGAGAAAAGAACATCCAACATTCCTGCACCTGCACCACTTCCTGAATCAGACCAGCTGGCCCCTTACTGCATTGTGGCTGATGAGGCATTCCCCTTAAAGGAATACCTCATGAAGCCATACCCGAACCGCAAGCTGTCTGTAGAGCAACGCATATTCAATTACAGACTTTCGCGAGCTCGAAGGGtggttgaaaatgcatttggcaTCCTGGCAAATCGTTTTCGCGTCCTACTAACCACCATTAATATTCAAAGCACTGCCAAAGTGGAggacattgttttgtcttgctgtGCTCTGCACAACTTTCTGCGCAAAGAGTGCTGTGAAGTGTACATGGCAGGAATCGACCAGGAAGAACAAGATCATGACACTGTCCCTGGAAGATGGAGAGAAGACCCTGGCCTACAGCAGGCCTCTCTGCCACGCACAACCAACAGTACAACACACGCCAAACAGCTCAGGGATAAACTGTGCCAGTACTTTAATTCGGACACCGGTGCAGTGCCCTTTCAGTGGGGCAAAATATAA